Proteins co-encoded in one Punica granatum isolate Tunisia-2019 unplaced genomic scaffold, ASM765513v2 Contig00634, whole genome shotgun sequence genomic window:
- the LOC116191940 gene encoding LOW QUALITY PROTEIN: U3 small nucleolar RNA-associated protein 25-like (The sequence of the model RefSeq protein was modified relative to this genomic sequence to represent the inferred CDS: inserted 1 base in 1 codon) produces MAKRFGNKRGLKRTKKFENERSGGSRRKKNRAEEEVAWSSPDVQEADHAPAERLKSLSSEDVAVYKEPSMYDSLLVSLKSSNKSFSDAHERRQRQEEGRSDSEEDDIGGLESDAESQSEEDGSDEGSDEESPGEHASESELLDSNVLGGEDEDVDTETGTDNEGLDSDEEDRLEGPSDANATATDYMRSLNAHLGHNLSKEEVDDLSKKRWKYKWDMPAIDMSNCKWTGTGECFLKDDSTSSAYGLKPSLYKHWLNIYKTSGGSDFHMSKERLFFSLCESYRDILHCNKKPFYHKGHREDSSIMDAYIMHSLNHIFRTRDLVTKNNAKXAKLEEAGNEELLFGDCFRDHGFTRPKVLILLPLRSIALRVVKRLIQLTPSNRKVNVEHMDRFTDDFGGGEAEDNDDGALTENVPALTQKSSKPSDYHALFDGNNDDHFMIGIKFTRRSIRLYSDFYTSDMIVASPLGLTTKIGEADSEKEKDVDYLSSIEVLIVDHADVIAMQNWSLVDEVVQRLNQLPSKQHGTDIMRIRHWYLDEYARFYRQSIILGYYLNPDINALFNHQFINYKGKVKLVCDYKGVLPKVVLQVKQIYQRFDAKSIEEANDARFEYFTQKVFPKIKDSVQGGIMLFASSYFEYVRIRNFLKSQNASFCLLGDYTKQSDISRSRVWFFEGRRKIMLYTERAHFYHRYKIRGIQNLIIYSLPERKEFYPEIVNMLNGSDIMTCTVLFSKFDQLRLERIVGSLASKRMVTSEKGVFVFS; encoded by the exons ATGGCCAAGCGTTTTGGAAACAAACGCG GGCTAAAGAGAACGAAGAAATTCGAAAATGAGAGGAGTGGTGGGTCTCGGAGAAAGAAGAATCGTGCCGAAGAAGAGGTCGCCTGGAGCTCACCGGATGTTCAGGAAGCAG ATCATGCACCAGCTGAACGATTGAAAAGTTTGAGCTCCGAAGATGTGGCAGTTTATAAAGAACCGTCTATGTATGATAGTCTACTTGTGTCGCTGAAGTCGAGCAACAAATCCTTTTCCGATGCTCACGAGAGGAG GCAGAGGCAAGAAGAAGGTAGAAGTGACTCTGAAGAGGATGATATTGGGGGTCTTGAATCTGATGCTGAAAGTCAATCTGAGGAGGACGGCTCCGATGAAG GAAGCGATGAGGAGTCTCCGGGAGAGCATGCTAGCGAAAGTGAGTTGCTAGACTCTAATGTGCTTGGTGGTGAAGATGAGGATGTAGATACTGAAACGGGAACTGATAACGAGGGATTGGATTCTGATGAAGAGGACAGATTGGAGGGGCCTTCTGATGCTAATGCTACAGCAACAGATTACATGAG ATCATTGAATGCACATTTGGGGCataatttatcaaaagaaGAGGTTGATGATCTGTCAAAGAAGAGATGGAAATATAAATGGGACATGCCTGCTATTGATATGTCAAACTGCAAGTGGACAGGAACTGGAGAGTGTTTTTTGAAG GATGACAGCACAAGTTCTGCATATGGTCTGAAGCCAAGTTTGTACAAGCACTGGTTAAATATTTACAAAACATCTGGTGGAAGTGATTTTCATATGTCCAAGGAAAGGTTATTCTTCTCCCTGT GCGAGAGTTACCGCGATATATTGCACTGCAATAAGAAGCCTTTCTACCACAAGGGCCACAGAGAAGACTCAAGTATTATGGACGCTTACATTATGCATTCA TTGAATCACATATTTAGAACTAGAGACCTGGTGACAAAAAACAATGCAA AAGCAAAGCTTGAAGAAGCTGGGAATGAGGAACTACTATTTGGTGACTGCTTCCGCGATCATGGCTTCACGCGTCCCAAG GTTTTGATCCTATTGCCTCTTCGAAGCATTGCACTTCGAGTTGTTAAGAGGTTAATACAACTGACACCCTCTAATCGGAAG GTCAACGTGGAGCATATGGACCGGTTCACTGATGATTTTGGTGGTGGAGAGGCTGAAGACAATGATGATGGTGCATTGACAGAAAATGTTCCTGCCTTGACTCAGAAGTCTTCAAAGCCTTCCGACTACCATGCTCTTTTTGATGGAAATAATGATGATCATTTTATGATTGGCATCAAGTTTACAAG GAGGAGTATAAGGCTGTATAGTGATTTCTACACATCAGACATGATTGTGGCTTCACCTCTTGGTCTGACTACC AAAATTGGGGAGGCTGATAGCGAGAAGGAGAAAGATGTGGACTACCTGTCCTCGATAGAG GTTCTAATTGTTGATCATGCAGATGTCATTGCGATGCAG AATTGGTCCCTTGTGGATGAAGTTGTTCAAAGGTTGAATCAATTGCCATCAAAGCAGCATGGAACTGATATTATGCGGATAAGGCATTG GTACTTGGATGAATATGCACGCTTTTACCGGCAGTCAATAATCTTGGGTTACTATTTAAATCCAG ATATAAATGCTTTGTTCAATCACCAATTTATCAACTACAAAGGAAAG GTGAAACTGGTTTGTGATTACAAAGGCGTTCTGCCAAAAGTTGTACTGCAAGTGAAGCAG ATTTACCAGAGGTTTGATGCCAAGTCGATTGAAGAAGCTAATGATGCTCGCTTTGAATATTTTACCCAAAAA GTGTTCCCAAAAATTAAGGACTCGGTACAG GGGGGGATTATGCTGTTCGCCAGTTCTTACTTTGAATATGTTAGAATTCGTAACTTTCTGAAGTCACAGAACGCGTCTTTCTGCCTACTTGGGGA TTACACGAAGCAGAGCGACATTTCTCGATCACGTGTGTGGTTCTTTGAGGGAAGGCGTAAAATAATGCTTTACACCGAGAGAGCACATTTCTACCACAGATATAAG ATCCGTggaattcaaaatttaatcaTCTATTCCCTTCCTGAGAGAAAGGAGTTTTACCCTGAG ATTGTGAACATGCTTAATGGGTCCGATATCATGACATGCACTGTGCTGTTTTCCAAGTTCGATCAATTACGG CTGGAGAGAATTGTTGGTTCCTTGGCCTCGAAGAGGATGGTGACATCGGAGAAGGGCGTGTTTGTTTTCTCTTAA
- the LOC116191941 gene encoding 60S acidic ribosomal protein P3-like — translation MGVFTFVCRSSGDEWSAKQVNGDLEACAASTFELQRELVQTALSADSSGGVQSSFSMVTPSSAVFQVIIGGGGGGGFIGGGAAAAASGGGAPAAAEAAPAEEKKEEKEESDDDMGFSLFD, via the exons ATGGGAGTCTTCACATTCGTTTGCAGGAGCTCCGGCGACGAGTGGAGCGCCAAGCAGGTCAACGGCGACCTCGAGGCTTGCGCCGCCTCCACCTTCGAGCTCCAGAGGGAGCTCGTCCAGACTGCTCTCTCCGCTGACTCCTCCGGCGGCGTCCAGTCCTCCTTCTCCATGGTCACTCCCTCCTCAGCTGTCTTCCAG GTGATCATTGGCGGTGGTGGTGGCGGCGGCTTCATTGGAGGCGGTGCTGCTGCTGCAGCCTCAGGTGGCGGCGCCCCGGCGGCAGCCGAAGCTGCTCCTgcagaggagaagaaggaagagaaggaagagagCGAC